Genomic window (Candidatus Amarolinea dominans):
TCGTAGTGACGGGCGGCAGGTGAACCGCAGACCGTTGGTCAGCAAGCGGAAAGCCTGTGGTCATACCAGCAACCGCGCCGCAAGTGATTGTCTACGCCGGAGCCTGATGACAAGAGGTGGAAAGGTGAGAGAACCTGAGAAGTCAATCGAGCGAGTGTTGGATGCCTACAAAGCCGCCGTCTTCGCGAAGGACGTTGAGGCATTCGTTGCCCACTATGACCAAGACGTGTGCGTCTTTGATATGTGGGGCACATGGTCGTACAGCGGCGTCGAGGCATGGCGCGCAATGGTGACGGACTGGTTTGGCTCGCTGGGTGACGAGCGGGTGGCGGTCGCCCTCGATGATATGCAAACAACTGTGGCGGACGATCTCGCGGTCGCTCATGCGTTTG
Coding sequences:
- a CDS encoding SgcJ/EcaC family oxidoreductase, which codes for MTRGGKVREPEKSIERVLDAYKAAVFAKDVEAFVAHYDQDVCVFDMWGTWSYSGVEAWRAMVTDWFGSLGDERVAVALDDMQTTVADDLAVAHAFVTYKGLSAEGKELRTMCNRLTWVLKQKDDAWKIVHEHSSAPVDFETLKISLRR